The following proteins come from a genomic window of Nicotiana tomentosiformis chromosome 12, ASM39032v3, whole genome shotgun sequence:
- the LOC108946785 gene encoding uncharacterized protein: MVSVNRKDWAANLHDALWAYRTAYKTPIGASPYKLVYENVCHLLVKLEHKAYWAIKKLNMDLEAASEKRLLQLNEFDEFRLHSYENAKLYKEKMKRWHDKLNGHRVKHCWGGIIDREKTKVVLADE, translated from the exons ATGGTGAGTGTGAATAGGAAGGATTGGGCTGCAAATTTACATGATGCCTTATGGGCATATAGAACTGCATACAAAACACCAATTGGGGCATCTCCATATAAGCTTGTCTATGAGAACGTATGTCACTTGCTTGTTAAACTTGAACACAAGGCGTACTGGGCCATTAAAAAGTTGAATATGGACCTTGAAGCCGCGAGCGAGAAGAGACTCTTGCAGTTGAATGAGTTCGATGAGTTTAGGCTGCACTCTTACGAAAATGCTAAGCTTTACAAAGAGAAAATGAAAAGATGGCATGACAAGC TGAATGGACATAGAGTCAAGCACTGTTGGGGAGGAATAATTGATCGTGAGAAGACCAAAGTAGTACTCGCTGATGAGTAA
- the LOC104105848 gene encoding L-ascorbate oxidase homolog, with protein MPLKQAVAVFLVALLVVNTVAESPYRFYEFNVTYGTISPLGVKQKGILINGQFPGPDIYSVTNDNVIINVFNYLDEPFLISWNGIQNRRNSFEDGVWGTTCPIPPGKNFTYILQVKDQIGSFYYFPSTAFHKAAGGFGGFRILSRPGIPVPFPEPAGDFTVLIGDWYKSNHTYLKSILDRNHKLPFVDGILINGQGRNGASFTVEQGKTYRLRICNVGLEHSLNFRIQDHKMKLVEVEGTHTMQEIYSSLDVHVGQCYSVLFTADQPPKDYYIVASNRFSSILIDTTAVLHYSNSNQQVSGFPPGGPTIEIGWSLYQARSIRTNLSASGPRPNPQGSYHYGMINTTRTIRLANSAGQVNGKQRYAVNSVSFVPTDTPLKLVDYFKIGGFTVGNIPDTPPGGRIHLDTSVLQTDYRTFIEIVFENKEGIMQSWHLNGYAFWVVGMDGGKWTPASRNQYNLRDAVSRSTIQVYPKSWTAILIALDNVGLWNLRSEFWARQYLGQQLYMNVYTESTSLRDVYPIPINALLCGKVAGRHKRPL; from the exons ATGCCGCTAAAACAAGCGGTAGCTGTGTTTTTAGTGGCACTGCTAGTTGTGAATACAGTAGCAGAGAGTCCTTACAGATTCTATGAATTTAATGTTACTTATGGCACCATTTCTCCTCTTGGTGTTAAACAAAAG GGAATTCTGATCAATGGCCAATTCCCTGGTCCTGACATTTACTCCGTTACTAATGACAATGTTATAATCAACGTCTTCAACTACTTGGATGAGCCTTTTCTTATTTCATG gaaTGGAATCCAAAACAGGAGAAACTCATTCGAAGACGGAGTATGGGGAACGACGTGCCCAATACCACCAGGGAAGAATTTCACATACATTTTGCAAGTGAAGGATCAAATAGGGAGCTTCTACTATTTTCCTTCTACTGCATTTCACAAAGCTGCTGGTGGTTTTGGAGGATTCAGGATCCTCAGCAGGCCTGGAATTCCTGTTCCTTTCCCTGAACCTGCTGGCGATTTCACCGTCCTTATTGGTGATTGGTACAAGAGCAATCACACG TACTTGAAATCAATTCTTGACAGAAACCACAAGTTGCCTTTTGTTGATGGCATTCTTATCAATGGTCAAGGCCGTAATGGTGCTTCGTTCACGGTTGAGCAAG GGAAAACTTATAGACTGAGGATATGCAATGTTGGATTGGAACATTCTCTCAACTTCCGAATCCAAGATCATAAAATGAAATTGGTGGAAGTAGAGGGTACACACACAATGCAAGAGATTTATTCCTCCCTTGATGTTCATGTTGGACAATGCTACTCTGTCCTCTTCACAGCTGACCAACCTCCTAAGGATTACTACATCGTTGCTTCAAACCGTTTCTCGTCTATTCTTATCGATACCACTGCTGTACTTCACTACAGCAACTCTAACCAGCAAGTCTCCGGCTTCCCCCCTGGTGGTCCGACCATCGAAATTGGTTGGTCGCTTTACCAGGCTCGTTCTATCAG GACCAACTTATCGGCTAGTGGACCAAGGCCAAACCCACAAGGATCATACCATTATGGTATGATCAACACAACTAGAACTATCAGACTTGCAAACTCTGCTGGACAAGTCAATGGAAAGCAGAGATATGCTGTCAACAGTGTGTCCTTTGTGCCAACCGATACTCCGCTCAAGCTTGTTGATTACTTCAAGATTGGAGGCTTTACTGTAGGAAACATACCTGATACCCCGCCCGGTGGAAGAATTCACCTCGATACATCTGTTTTGCAGACTGACTATAGGACATTCATTGAGATTGTATTCGAGAACAAGGAGGGGATCATGCAGAGTTGGCATCTTAATGGCTATGCTTTTTGGGTAGTAGG CATGGACGGAGGAAAATGGACTCCGGCTAGTAGGAACCAATACAATCTCCGCGATGCAGTTTCACGAAGCACAATTCAG GTGTATCCCAAGTCATGGACTGCAATATTAATTGCCTTGGACAATGTGGGACTGTGGAACCTTAGGTCTGAGTTTTGGGCTCGACAGTATCTTGGACAGCAGTTATACATGAATGTATACACAGAATCAACCTCTTTGCGAGATGTATATCCCATTCCAATTAACGCTCTTCTATGTGGCAAAGTGGCTGGCCGGCATAAAAGACCGCTTTAA